TTTTCACCTTTAAAGCTTCCTTCTGTAATGTCATATTCATAACAATATTTTTGTAGACTACAAGCTCCAGATTTACTGCAAGTTAGACAATCAAGTGGATGATTTGAAATCATTAGGTTTAGAATCTCTCTTCTTGATTTCATTACCTTTTCACTATGAGTTTCTATGACCATGCCTTGCTCTACAAAAGTAGAGCAAGCAGTCATAAGGTTTCTTCTTCCTTCAATCTCCACTACACATAATCTACATGCAGCATGGGGTTCTAGTCTATCATCATGACATAAGGTAGGTATTTCTAAGCCAATTTCTTTACATACCTCAAGTATTGTTTTGCCTTCTGAAACTTCATACTGTTTCTTATTTATGGTGATAGCAACCATGACTTTTATTCCCCCTTACCATCTTTGCCTTCAACTACAGCAATCTTTTCCATGATATCCGTTAAGTTTAATATGTTGATCCAGTTGTCTTCGATGAACTTTCCATCTTGCTTTGTAAAAGGCTGTTGAGGGCTATCAACATGTAATAATTCAGTGGTCAACCTTCCCTTTAAGCATAAAGGTCTACCCCCACTAGGTTTCTTAGCCTTTAGTGCAACATTTTGCCCATTCTTTTTCATGACCTCAAAGTCACAGCCATAATCACATCTGTTACATGTCACTTTTTCTGTTTCGAATTCCCATATCCTTCCTATGGATGTAGCCCTTCTATCTATAAGGGCTCCTGTTGGGCATACAGATACACATCTATTGCATGAAACACATTTAGACTCTTCTAAGCTAAAACCTGCATCTGCTACAACCCTAGTTGCAAATCCTCTCTCTGCAAATGATAGTACTTGTCTATCAGAAACTTCTGCACAGGTTCTTATGCATTTACTACATAGTATACACTTGCTGCCATCCCTTAAAATATAAGGACTAGACGTATCAGTAAATTCTTTCCTTCTTGCACCTTGGTGCTCTCTAAACTTGACATCATATCTATAAGAATATCTTTGCAGTAGACATTCACCAGCCTTTTCACAAGTTAAGCAATCATTAGGATGATTATCCAGTAATAGTTGGAGAATAGTTCTTCTCATTTTAACTACCTTTTCACTTTCAGTGTAGACAACCATCCCTTCTGATACTAAGGTAGAGCATGATGTTTGAAGCTTTGGACTTCCCTTTATCTCAACTATACATAGTCTACATGAGGATACTATTTCCAAATCTTTATCATAACAAAGGGCTGGAATTTCGATGCCAAGCTTTTCAGCAGCCTGTAGTATGGTAAAGTTATTAGGTACTGTGACTTTTTGTTCATCTATAGTCAATGTAACATAGTTCATTTCCTATCCTCCTATTTTTATCTTTTGATTATTGCATTTATTGGACAAGCTGCTTGACATGCTCCACATTTAATACATTTTTCAGAATCAATTATGTGTAGTTCTTTCACCTTTCCTGAAATACATGAAACTGGGCAATTTCTAGCACATTTTGTACAACCAATACACTTATCTGTAATATAGTATTGTAATAGTGATTGACATGCACCAGCAGGACATTTTTTATCATGTACGTGAGCTTCATACTCATGTCTGAAATATTGAAGCGTCGATAATACAGGATTCGGAGCTGTCTGACCTAGTCCACAAAGTGAAGCTGACTTTATAGTTTCAGCTAAGTTTTCAAGCTTATCTATATCTTCTGGTTCTCCTTCTCCGCTTGTTATTTTTTCTAATAACTCAAGCATTCTCTTTGTACCTTCTCTACATGGAGTACACTTACCACATGACTCTTCTACTGTAAAGTCAAGGAAAAATCTTGCTATATCAACCATACATGTATCTTCATCCATAACTATCATTCCACCAGAACCCATCATAGAGCCTAGTGCAACAAGCGTTTCATATTCTATAGGGGTATCTAAATGTTCTGCTGTAAGACATCCACCTGATGGTCCACCAGTTTGAACTGCCTTAAATGCTTTACCATTTGGTATTCCACCACCTATATCATAAATAACTTCTCTCAAGGTTGTCCCCATAGGTATCTCAACTAATCCTGTGTTGTTTATTTTTCCTCCTAATGCAAATACTTTAGTTCCTGGAGACTTTTCTGTACCTACTGCTTTAAACCATTCTGGTCCATTTAATATGATTTTAGGAATGTTCGCAAAGGTTTCAACGTTATTTATTAGTGTAGGCTTTTGCCATAATCCTTTATTGGCTGGGAATGGTGGTTTATTTCTAGGCATTCCTCTTTCACCTTCAATAGATGCAATAAGAGCTGTCTCCTCACCACATACGAAGGCACCAGCACCAAGTCTGATTTCCATGTCAAAGCTAAAATCTGTGCCAAAAATATTTTTTCCAAGTAATCCATGCTCCCTAGCTTGGTCTATTGCAATCTGTAATCTCTTAACAGCTATTGGATATTCTGCTCTTATATACACATATCCTTGGTTTGAGCCAATAGCATAACCAGCAATAGTCATAGC
The Proteiniborus sp. DW1 DNA segment above includes these coding regions:
- a CDS encoding 2Fe-2S iron-sulfur cluster-binding protein, which gives rise to MNYVTLTIDEQKVTVPNNFTILQAAEKLGIEIPALCYDKDLEIVSSCRLCIVEIKGSPKLQTSCSTLVSEGMVVYTESEKVVKMRRTILQLLLDNHPNDCLTCEKAGECLLQRYSYRYDVKFREHQGARRKEFTDTSSPYILRDGSKCILCSKCIRTCAEVSDRQVLSFAERGFATRVVADAGFSLEESKCVSCNRCVSVCPTGALIDRRATSIGRIWEFETEKVTCNRCDYGCDFEVMKKNGQNVALKAKKPSGGRPLCLKGRLTTELLHVDSPQQPFTKQDGKFIEDNWINILNLTDIMEKIAVVEGKDGKGE
- the nuoF gene encoding NADH-quinone oxidoreductase subunit NuoF; translated protein: MEMFRSHVLICGGTGCTSSRSDKIEEKFNEVLKARGLDNEIKVVRTGCFGLCEAGPIVIVYPEGAFYSHIKIEDVDEIVEEHLYKGRIVKRLLYKDAVEENVIKSINQVDFYSKQKRIALSHCGVINPEDITEYIAYNGYEALGKAITEMTPGQVIDTIKASGLRGRGGAGFPTGLKWQFAADAKGDQKYVVCNADEGDPGAFMDRSILEGDPHALVEAMTIAGYAIGSNQGYVYIRAEYPIAVKRLQIAIDQAREHGLLGKNIFGTDFSFDMEIRLGAGAFVCGEETALIASIEGERGMPRNKPPFPANKGLWQKPTLINNVETFANIPKIILNGPEWFKAVGTEKSPGTKVFALGGKINNTGLVEIPMGTTLREVIYDIGGGIPNGKAFKAVQTGGPSGGCLTAEHLDTPIEYETLVALGSMMGSGGMIVMDEDTCMVDIARFFLDFTVEESCGKCTPCREGTKRMLELLEKITSGEGEPEDIDKLENLAETIKSASLCGLGQTAPNPVLSTLQYFRHEYEAHVHDKKCPAGACQSLLQYYITDKCIGCTKCARNCPVSCISGKVKELHIIDSEKCIKCGACQAACPINAIIKR